In a single window of the Niabella ginsenosidivorans genome:
- a CDS encoding chondroitinase family polysaccharide lyase, whose protein sequence is MNKTILIVLLAAVVLSVPGAVVFAQPKETAATKIITAQYGFEKDQDIEGWKAQNGNLSFSDAHYKDGQRSLEWSWQTGAMLEIAGLKGLKEAGAVYPGGIPEVYEPSFYPKDRYGGMKIWLYQEKPSSGQIVFQVGSSVAAARMNPKYRFAVNLDFTGWRTVWVCFEEDARVKDYSGSDDMQAMVAFPQHMKKNKGRLFIDHLLLLSFVSNKRNSDLQFVNNKRNLRSADGYEILKPFRVYTNAVYNQQVNKQLLEKESDRIAARLEFLILGDRTDDWKRRGTGIEKELEGKIKGALSVYEQLQLKSTNGTVNGAPLFAIRDEHSAPEGRVFDNVAQDVLFPLAADYRLNGSAASKEKLIQVLDYFLDQGWASGSALGTVDHVIRLTPIATAVFLLRNELHALNKLKPEVDMLAWHTRLGSMLHIDHTRGENSDKVRGGALVKLIAILLMENDARKQEMLQCFKDYMDYVASVAPGYSDTFKPDFSIYHHRGTYLNVYGTNAVNTMALIHWLLSGTSYAMSAQSTANIKQALQRQAAIAFGVQIHYGAGGRFPLNNSAIDGDCLPAFAYMSMTKDTIADRNLAALFNYIYGIAPPAAINKMLLPALTYSGTFGTLDLMVRAHEQSKTNIQGPADGVVVLPYSGLMAYRYKKAFATVKGYNKYVWDYEAGKGENNLGRYLSHGMLIMAQGDERNGFDSLGMDMNDGFDWSMLPGATTKMLPADKMLYFPKADNKYIEGKHRNFSESVIASGLQQGGNGLFALDLRDDVFPDEDRSLFDSSFRAKKSYFFIGNEIICLGSGISNKDSRYNTVTTLFQYHVNEHRMNYFNGKVVDDPTNPEQKADGGYFTDQNGLQYIIPKGQHIVLQQAMQNSYRSVKGTYQPVSARYIKACIDHGCHPKDQGYEYEVVMNTDAAALHPYLEKKSYTVLEKNNDVHIIQHKASGITAYAIYKAHTSLKGVLLTTSAPLLAMAKEAADGMLLTIANPDIGQARWNHNMSHMPDSITNAWAKGSVVTITLKGAWYAANYTGKLMSAVIRNGNTVLSLFCRDGESIDLPLQHREESTEGED, encoded by the coding sequence ATGAACAAAACAATTCTTATAGTGCTTCTGGCTGCTGTGGTGCTCAGCGTACCAGGTGCTGTGGTTTTTGCACAGCCAAAGGAAACAGCGGCCACAAAGATCATCACGGCGCAGTATGGTTTTGAGAAGGATCAGGATATTGAAGGATGGAAGGCACAGAACGGCAACCTTTCTTTTTCGGATGCGCATTATAAAGACGGTCAACGCTCACTGGAATGGAGCTGGCAAACGGGTGCAATGCTGGAAATAGCCGGCTTAAAAGGTTTAAAAGAAGCCGGAGCCGTTTACCCGGGCGGTATTCCTGAAGTATATGAACCATCCTTTTACCCTAAAGACCGTTACGGGGGAATGAAAATATGGCTGTACCAGGAAAAGCCTTCATCAGGACAGATCGTCTTCCAGGTGGGCAGCAGTGTGGCAGCGGCCCGTATGAATCCTAAATACCGGTTTGCCGTAAACCTTGATTTTACGGGCTGGCGTACCGTATGGGTCTGCTTTGAAGAAGATGCCCGGGTAAAAGATTACAGCGGCAGTGATGACATGCAGGCCATGGTTGCTTTTCCGCAGCATATGAAAAAAAATAAAGGCAGGTTGTTTATTGATCATCTGCTGCTGCTCAGTTTCGTGTCTAACAAAAGAAACTCAGATCTGCAGTTTGTCAACAATAAACGCAACCTGCGCTCTGCGGATGGCTATGAAATACTGAAGCCCTTCCGGGTGTACACGAATGCTGTATATAATCAGCAGGTCAATAAGCAACTGCTGGAAAAGGAAAGTGACCGGATCGCTGCCCGGCTGGAGTTCCTGATACTGGGCGATAGAACAGACGACTGGAAGCGGCGCGGCACCGGTATTGAAAAAGAGCTTGAAGGTAAAATAAAAGGGGCGCTTTCAGTATATGAGCAGTTGCAGTTGAAAAGTACAAACGGTACCGTAAATGGTGCGCCCTTATTCGCAATCAGAGATGAGCATTCCGCACCGGAAGGACGGGTGTTTGATAACGTAGCACAGGATGTGCTGTTTCCGCTGGCGGCAGATTACCGGCTGAACGGGAGCGCTGCATCAAAAGAAAAATTAATACAGGTGCTGGACTATTTCCTGGACCAGGGCTGGGCCAGTGGCAGCGCCTTAGGTACTGTTGATCATGTAATAAGATTGACGCCGATTGCTACGGCTGTTTTCCTGCTGAGAAATGAGCTCCATGCGCTGAACAAATTAAAACCAGAGGTAGATATGCTGGCCTGGCATACCCGTTTGGGCAGCATGCTGCATATTGATCACACCCGCGGTGAAAATTCGGATAAGGTACGTGGCGGGGCGCTGGTAAAGCTGATCGCCATTTTACTGATGGAGAATGATGCCCGTAAACAGGAAATGCTGCAGTGTTTTAAAGATTATATGGATTACGTGGCATCGGTAGCTCCCGGCTACAGCGATACGTTCAAACCTGATTTTTCCATCTATCATCACCGGGGCACTTACCTCAATGTGTATGGTACCAATGCCGTAAATACCATGGCACTCATCCATTGGCTGTTGAGCGGTACTTCGTATGCAATGTCGGCACAATCTACAGCCAATATTAAGCAGGCATTGCAGCGACAGGCAGCCATTGCTTTTGGGGTACAGATCCATTATGGGGCGGGAGGGCGGTTCCCGCTTAACAACAGCGCTATTGACGGGGATTGCCTGCCCGCATTTGCCTACATGAGCATGACGAAGGATACCATAGCCGACAGGAACCTTGCGGCGCTTTTTAATTATATTTACGGCATTGCTCCACCGGCAGCAATTAATAAAATGCTCCTTCCGGCGCTTACCTACTCCGGTACTTTTGGCACGCTGGACCTGATGGTGCGTGCGCACGAGCAGTCAAAAACAAACATACAGGGCCCTGCAGACGGTGTGGTGGTGCTGCCTTATTCCGGGCTGATGGCCTACCGGTATAAGAAGGCGTTTGCTACGGTAAAAGGGTATAATAAATATGTCTGGGACTATGAAGCGGGTAAAGGCGAAAATAACCTGGGGCGCTATCTGAGCCATGGGATGCTGATCATGGCACAGGGAGATGAGCGGAACGGGTTCGATTCCCTGGGTATGGATATGAACGATGGATTCGACTGGTCGATGCTGCCGGGAGCTACTACCAAAATGCTGCCTGCGGATAAAATGCTGTACTTTCCAAAAGCGGATAACAAATATATAGAAGGTAAGCACCGGAACTTTTCTGAAAGCGTTATTGCAAGCGGGCTGCAGCAGGGAGGCAACGGGCTGTTTGCATTGGATCTGAGGGACGATGTGTTTCCGGATGAGGACCGGTCTTTATTCGACAGCTCCTTCCGGGCAAAGAAATCCTATTTCTTCATTGGTAATGAGATCATCTGCCTGGGTTCCGGCATCAGCAACAAGGACAGCCGTTATAATACCGTTACCACTTTATTTCAATACCATGTTAATGAGCACCGGATGAATTATTTCAACGGGAAGGTGGTGGACGATCCTACAAATCCAGAGCAAAAGGCCGATGGGGGATACTTTACGGATCAGAACGGGTTACAATACATTATTCCCAAAGGACAGCACATTGTGTTGCAGCAGGCAATGCAAAATTCCTACCGGTCTGTTAAAGGAACATATCAGCCGGTAAGTGCCCGCTATATAAAAGCCTGTATTGACCATGGCTGCCATCCCAAAGACCAGGGATATGAGTATGAAGTTGTAATGAACACAGATGCCGCGGCATTACACCCCTATCTTGAAAAGAAAAGTTATACGGTATTGGAGAAAAATAATGATGTACATATTATACAGCATAAAGCTTCCGGCATTACAGCCTATGCTATTTATAAAGCCCATACTTCTTTAAAAGGCGTTCTGTTAACCACCAGCGCTCCGCTGCTGGCGATGGCGAAAGAAGCAGCGGATGGTATGCTGCTTACCATTGCCAACCCCGATATCGGGCAGGCCAGATGGAATCATAATATGTCGCATATGCCGGACAGTATTACCAATGCCTGGGCAAAAGGCAGTGTGGTCACCATTACCTTAAAGGGAGCCTGGTATGCTGCAAACTATACAGGTAAGCTGATGAGTGCTGTGATCAGGAATGGAAATACGGTTCTTTCCTTGTTTTGCAGGGATGGGGAAAGTATTGATCTGCCCTTACAGCATAGGGAAGAAAGTACAGAAGGAGAGGATTAG
- a CDS encoding sulfatase family protein translates to MYKKLFFLWAVLCGCLISNGQQARRPNILIIITDQQTADAMSNAGNKDLHTPAMDLLAANGVRFTRAYCAQPLCTPSRTAIFSGRMPFETGFVGNASEKDGQWPDSLLMMGKIFREGGYQTGYVGKWHLPMPAGKVSQHGFQFIENTRFLDYNDAATPSYCARFIKENKERPFLLVASFLNPHDICEWARGDALKMDLLAAAPSPDQCPQLPANWAIPANEPRIVREQQKVSFRTYPTVNWTRDQWRQYRWAYNRLVEKADQYIGMVLASLKKYNVEKNTIVIFTSDHGDGYAAHRWNQKQILYEETARVPFIISRPGAWKPRTDDQLVCNGTDMIPTICGFAGIKAPAYLKGADISKRIANPAAPLRDTLVIETDFADNEKLLGINGRAVITHDFKYIVYNKGATREQLFDLSKDPGEMNNLAVKAPYKGKLQAMRHYLKAWCIKNADPFVKDAL, encoded by the coding sequence ATGTATAAAAAGTTGTTTTTTTTATGGGCAGTCCTTTGCGGCTGTCTTATCTCAAACGGACAGCAAGCCCGCAGGCCCAATATTCTTATCATTATCACGGATCAGCAAACGGCTGATGCCATGAGCAATGCAGGGAATAAAGATCTGCACACACCGGCAATGGATCTGCTGGCCGCAAATGGTGTGCGCTTTACCAGGGCTTATTGTGCGCAGCCGCTGTGCACTCCATCGCGTACAGCCATCTTCAGCGGCCGTATGCCTTTTGAAACAGGCTTTGTGGGCAATGCCAGTGAAAAAGACGGCCAATGGCCGGACAGTTTGCTGATGATGGGCAAAATATTCAGGGAGGGCGGGTATCAAACAGGCTACGTGGGAAAGTGGCATTTGCCCATGCCCGCCGGTAAAGTAAGCCAGCATGGGTTTCAGTTTATAGAAAATACCCGCTTCCTCGATTACAACGATGCGGCCACGCCTTCCTATTGCGCCCGGTTTATAAAAGAAAATAAGGAACGGCCGTTTTTGCTGGTAGCTTCCTTCTTAAATCCGCACGATATCTGCGAATGGGCAAGAGGCGATGCGTTGAAGATGGACCTGCTGGCCGCTGCCCCGTCACCGGATCAATGCCCGCAGCTGCCCGCTAACTGGGCCATTCCGGCCAATGAACCCCGGATCGTAAGGGAGCAGCAAAAAGTAAGTTTCCGTACTTATCCTACCGTAAACTGGACCCGGGATCAATGGCGGCAATACCGCTGGGCGTACAACCGGCTGGTGGAAAAAGCAGATCAGTACATTGGAATGGTACTGGCATCCCTGAAAAAATATAATGTAGAAAAAAATACGATAGTGATCTTCACATCAGATCACGGAGATGGCTATGCAGCGCACCGCTGGAACCAGAAACAGATCTTGTACGAGGAAACGGCCCGGGTGCCTTTTATTATTTCAAGACCGGGAGCATGGAAGCCCCGGACAGATGACCAGCTGGTGTGTAATGGTACGGATATGATCCCTACCATTTGCGGTTTTGCAGGCATAAAGGCACCGGCTTATCTGAAAGGGGCAGACATCAGCAAAAGGATCGCCAACCCTGCTGCCCCTTTACGGGATACCCTGGTAATAGAGACGGACTTTGCAGATAATGAAAAATTGCTGGGCATTAACGGGCGTGCAGTGATCACGCACGATTTTAAATACATCGTATATAATAAAGGCGCCACAAGGGAGCAACTGTTTGATTTGTCTAAAGATCCCGGTGAAATGAATAACCTGGCGGTAAAAGCCCCGTATAAAGGCAAATTACAGGCAATGAGGCATTATTTAAAAGCCTGGTGCATCAAAAATGCAGACCCTTTTGTGAAGGATGCCTTGTAA